A stretch of the Marasmius oreades isolate 03SP1 chromosome 8, whole genome shotgun sequence genome encodes the following:
- a CDS encoding uncharacterized protein (antiSMASH:Cluster_8.2): MSTATMETNNQNLVDSLVNQITTTNSIATLHTTLRGALRPDIREAALGGALSSGADPLNLLDLRTDTLGVLYILSARLNVPSFEVALPVPLPAWEVVENFCSQFIPEQARHAPERMFMLGDGILKYAAHLLNPKWAIIPLLNLVLRFLPTPNIFTPIHYQLLLTSLQTGHVGPVAPFLVKYPIDDIYNTAHYPGYKSNESPTTDLSYNDNLMYHYMAGIALTLAALPLSSELNPSADLSQPSTIPPPPPNFRLLTHALSYFETCITAPCASPNTPPSALQFEALKKLRLLQCIRYGGPKPLPKYTHPALSRLWKSSGTLFQPGLPVLPREERNSGGYAAFVQAFPGNIGSISNTSTNPTSSSSVPMVHPIRTLALRDRTLYEHDKNWGLILRVVAEAESGRWQVKQLTESYVRLGLSEIGKALGWIRDNDPAPVVQQGDQSVRALLLQMIESKTINASISADDIVTFHDNDPDVELEELLEQFGEPPAGQSSHTLSSVLTEIQNQTAQLQILEEQTAQSKRFLTQVVKNIGSGGGSAGFPGGYPQSFMMGGGASWVGDDEEGPLVYGHDDSMYS, translated from the exons ATGTCGACCGCCACGATGGAAACAAATAATCAAAATCTAGTCGACAGCTTGGTCAATCAAATCACAACGACGAACAGTATTGCTACTCTCCACACCACTCTTCGGGGCGCGTTGAGACCCGATATTCGTGAGGCCGCTTTAGGAGGAGCATTGTCTTCAGGTGCAGATCCGTTGAACCTTCTAGATCTGAGGACCGATACATTGGGAGTGCTCTATATTCT ATCAGCGCGATTGAACGTGCCGTCGTTTGAGGTGGCGTTACCAGTACCGCTGCCAGCTTGGGAGGTCGTAGAAAATTTTTGCAGTCAGTTCATACCTGAGCAGGCAAGGCACGCACCAGAACGTATGTTCATGCTCGGCGATGGGATCCTCAAATATGCTGCTCATTTGCTCAAC CCCAAGTGGGCTATCATTCCTCTACTCAACCTCGTTCTACGATTCCTTCCCACACCTAACATCTTCACTCCGATTCACTATCAGTTGCTCTTGACCTCACTGCAAACCGGACACGTTGGTCCTGTAGCACCATTTCTGGTCAAGTATCCCATCGACGACATCTACAACACAGCCCATTACCCTGGATACAAGTCCAATGAGTCTCCAACGACCGACCTCAGCTATAACGATAACCTGATGTATCACTACATGGCCGGTATCGCGTTAACTCTGGCAGCTCTTCCCCTCTCCTCCGAACTAAACCCTTCAGCAGATCTATCTCAGCCATCGACCAtccctcctccacctcctaATTTCCGCCTTCTCACACATGCGCTCTCCTATTTTGAAACTTGCATAACAGCACCCTGTGCATCGCCTAACACGCCGCCCTCTGCCCTCCAATTCGAAGCGCTCAAAAAGCTGAGACTCCTACAATGCATCCGATACGGAGGTCCCAAGCCACTACCTAAATATACCCATCCTGCATTATCGAGGTTATGGAAGTCAAGTGGAACCCTTTTCCAACCCGGTCTACCTGTCCTTCCTAGAGAAGAACGAAATTCGGGAGGGTACGCTGCTTTCGTACAAGCCTTCCCCGGGAACATCGGCTCAATATCCAACACATCCACGAACCCGACAAGCTCTTCCTCTGTACCAATGGTTCATCCCATTCGCACACTTGCTCTTCGAGATCGTACTCTCTACGAGCACGATAAGAACTGGGGGTTGATTCTAAGAGTCGTGGCAGAGGCGGAATCAGGGAGGTGGCAGGTCAAACAACTGACTGAAAGCTATGTGAGGCTCGGTCTGAGTGAAATTGGTAAAGCTTTGGGTTGGATCAGAGACAACGACCCTGCACCGGTTGTGCAGCAAGGGGATCAAAGCGTCAGGGCACTTCTACTGCAGATG ATAGAATCCAAGACAATCAATGCCTCCATATCCGCGGACGATATTGTTACCTTCCACGATAACGACCCGGATGTGGAACTAGAAGAACTGCTTGAACAATTCGGAGAACCTCCCG CGGGCCAAAGCTCCCACACCTTATCATCCGTACTCACGGAAATACAAAACCAAACAGCACAGCTTCAAATTCTTGAAGAACAAACGGCTCAATCGAAGAGATTCTTGACTCAGGTTGTGAAAAACATTGGATCTGGAGGAGGCTCTGCTGGCTTTCCTGGAGGGTATCCACAGTCATTCATGATGGGTGGCGGCGCTTCGTGGGTTggagatgatgaggaaggacCTCTGGTGTATGGTCACGACGATAGTATGTATAGTTGA
- a CDS encoding uncharacterized protein (antiSMASH:Cluster_8.2) translates to MQQVSKNDHAPSAERSEIILGPTVRACKPKNAPEVRADQERVQEVPPLVEHVHRPLKQIFSCECGKKVRMDIYKSQHAFLCPFEFWSGKRETGRRVWRSYVTGFGGQNGLMIMKRWSGILDQQELSHISQLGGHDFWSWKKCKGKIQGFTW, encoded by the exons ATGCAGCAAGTATCGAAAAACGATCATGCGCCAAGTGCTGAACGGAGCGAAATTATACTTGGACCCACTGTTAGAG CTTGTAAACCAAAAAACGCACCCGAAGTAAGGGCCGACCAGGAACGGGTTCAAGAGGTCCCCCCTTTAGTAGAACACGTCCACAGGCCCCTAAAGCAGATCTTTTCGTGCGAGTGCGGAAAAAAGGTCCGGATGGATATATATAAGAGTCAACACGCCTTTTTGTGCCCATTCGAGTTTTGGTCAGGAAAGCGAGAGACGGGACGAAGAGTGTGGCGAAGCTATGTCACCGGCTTTGGTGGGCAAAACGGTTTGATGATCATGAAACGATGGAGCGGAATTCTTGATCAGCAGGAGTTGAGTCATATTTCACAGTTGGGGGGTCATGATTTTTGGAGCTGGAAGAAATGCAAAGGGAAAATCCAGGGTTTTACTTGGTGA
- a CDS encoding uncharacterized protein (antiSMASH:Cluster_8.2), whose amino-acid sequence MHSSSRVSTPKAPKLRNIALPPASPAITPNNSTYTGPTIIANLKISTLSPSPNHQTAPHTSPSNQMSPNTRIPSNSSPPKPFSSMFFADVYFVNLARPPKSILKIPIQGTQHTPSQASSTSSSSSQKRPLKGILKNARSIRRQEDLPNTTPVGMTQSLAPHEVRPSDVGTPGSDAYGMTPAGKGGLKPGVISLNWILVHQDRDRKRPAQCRHLRKGFEMAIQPDRLPSPGAWVYDTLLHTYLNPAQFVEQSASTHSTLRDFPLHIVTAWNPQWECTVRPTSKGILCIDVFRTIFNMLQTPLTNDELRTMNMADLEHARVERLLRTPHAPRGYLRVDSLGQHRHFKGLRQKGSDWILDVFGPMDS is encoded by the exons ATGCATTCATCCAGTCGAGTTTCGACTCCAAAAGCACCCAAGTTACGAAATATCGCGCTCCCTCCCGCAAGCCCTGCCATCACCCCCAATAACTCGACATACACAGGCCCCACCATCATCGCTAATCTGAAGATATCGACCTTATCCCCATCCCCCAATCATCAAACCGCACCGCATACTTCACCATCGAACCAGATGTCTCCGAATACCAGAATCCCATCAAACTCAAGTCCTCCGAAACCGTTTTCATCCATGttttttgctgatgtttATTTCGTAAATCTAGCGCGCCCTCCAAAAAGCATCCTGAAGATTCCCATCCAGGGAACACAGCACACGCCCTCGCAAGCGTCGAGCACTAGCAGTTCATCGAGTCAAA AGCGGCCCTTGAAAGGTATTCTTAAAAACGCTCGTTCCATTAGGAGACAAGAAG ATCTCCCGAACACAACCCCGGTAGGGATGACTCAATCTCTGGCGCCACACGAGGTTCGGCCTTCAGATGTGGGAACGCCGGGGTCTGATG CGTATGGGATGACGCCAGCGGGTAAAG GTGGCCTGAAGCCCGGCGTAATCTCATTGAACTGGATCCTGGTGCACCAAGATAGGGATAGAAAACGACCCGCGCAGTGTCGACACCTTCGGAAGGGTTTTGAAATGGCAATCCAGCCTGATCGCCTCCCGAGCCCGGGAGCTTGGGTGTACGACACCCTATTACATACCTACCTCAATCCCGCGCAATTTGTTGAACAATCGGCCTCGACACACTCTACCTTGCGCGATTTCCCACTGCACATCGTCACTGCTTGGAACCCTCAATGGGAGTGTACCGTGCGGCCGACTAGTAAAGGGATCCTATGCATCGACGTGTTCCGAACCATATTTAATATGTTGCAGACACCTCTGACCAATGACGAACTTCGGACGATGAACATGGCAGATTTAGAACATGCTCGTGTGGAGCGCCTGCTTAGGACGCCTCATGCGCCTCGAGGATACCTTCGTGTTGATTCACTCGGACAGCATCGGCATTTCAAGGGCTTGAGGCAGAAGGGCTCCGATTGGATTCTCGACGTTTTTGGCCCTATGGACTCTTAA
- a CDS encoding uncharacterized protein (antiSMASH:Cluster_8.2) has translation MRSMKTLAIFVSLLTITDVVLSLPIYETGTGLQGENTPSVGGLTTTDLYGRAAKKATKAPAAKKPAAKAPAKAPPKPPAKSPAKAPTKAPAKAPPKPPTKAPPKPPATPAKSPAKDSKKPPAKPPAKSPPKASPAKASAKGKATNGAGNKAASVTKAATKSAPKAAKATGKSANNSKAATTKGKAASVTKSASNKAKATAKSKGGAASASATGKASQKSATAKGKGKSTSQSATATATATSAISSSEAASQTASGTATETAGGATETAGTGTGTDATGTGTSGTGTGIDNTGTGAAGTGTGTDTTGTGTSGTGTGIDTGTGTSGTGTGIDTTGTETSGGETGTSGGGTTIDGTIINNNSGGSAAGGEGTVSSSGEIDTSGQDGTVTETGTSVEGGTGETTEGDTTEAGTETETGDEGATGDETAGSETQDGTGTEGESTAEATETDGAQILDASSTDASETGDGTEAADEDATVTDGSEVEDGTQPESDVVVRELAEERLYKRMVSLDELD, from the exons ATGCGTTCTATGAAGACCCTTGCTATCTTCGTTTCTTTGTTGACCATCACCGATGTTGTATTGTCTCTTCCCATTTATGAG ACCGGTACTGGTCTCCAGGGTGAGAACACCCCATCCGTGGGGGGCTTAACTACTACCGACCTATACGGCAGAGCAGCCAAAAAAGCCACC AAAGCTCCGGCTGCGAAGAAGCCTGCGGCGAAAGCTCCTGCCAAAGCGCCGCCGAAACCTCCCGCAAAGTCCCCTGCTAAAGCACCGACTAAAGCTCCTGCCAAAGCACCGCCAAAACCCCCTACCAAAGCCCCACCGAAACCCCCCGCAACTCCCGCAAAATCCCCTGCTAAAGACTCGAAGAAACCTCCCGCAAAACCTCCAGCAAAATCTCCTCCCAAAGCCTCCCCTGCCAAAGCTTCGGCGAAGGGTAAGGCTACCAATGGAGCAGGAAACAAGGCTGCATCCGTCACGAAAGCTGCGACTAAAAGTGCGCCGAAAGCGGCAAAGGCGACGGGGAAATCAGCGAATAATTCG AAAGCAGCAACGACGAAAGGGAAAGCTGCCTCCGTCACTAAAAGTGCGTCGAACAAGGCAAAGGCAACGGCGAAGTCGAAGGGTGGAGCGGCTAGTGCCTCCGCTACCGGAAAAGCTTCTCAGAAGTCGGCAACGgcgaaggggaaggggaagtCAACTAGTCAATCTGCGACTGCGACTGCGACTGCGACTTCAGCAATTAGTAGCAGCGAAGCTGCATCCCAAACTGCGTCGGGAACTGCGACTGAAACAGCGGGTGGTGCGACTGAAACCGCCGGAACTGGCACCGGTACAGATGCCACTGGAACCGGTACTTCAGGGACTGGCACTGGGATCGATAACACTGGAACAGGAGCTGCAGGAACTGGCACTGGTACAGATACCACTGGAACCGGAACTTCAGGGACCGGCACTGGGATAGATACTGGAACTGGAACTTCTGGGACTGGTACCGGTATCGATACCACTGGCACAGAAACTTCAGGCGGTGAAACCGGAACGTCAGGTGGGGGGACAACTATCGATggcaccatcatcaacaacaaCTCTGGG GGATCTGCTGCTGGTGGAGAGGGCACCGTGTCTTCATCAGGAGAAATT GATACCTCTGGCCAAGACGGCACCGTAACGGAAACT GGTACCTCTGTTGAGGGTGGCACAGGCGAGACGACGGAAGGCGATACAACTGAAGCT GGCACGGAGACCGAAACAGGGGATGAAGGTGCAACAGGAGAC GAAACTGCTGGGTCAGAGACCCAAGATGGCACTGGAACTGAAGGCGAGAGCACGGCAGAAGCCACAGAGACCGATGGCGCCCAAATTTTGGATGCGAGCTCAACAGATGCCTCGGAGACCGGAGACGGCACCGAAGCTGCAGATGAGGACGCCACT GTGACCGATGGTTCGGAGGTCGAGGATGGCACCCAACCCGAATCTGATGTCGTCGTGAGG GAACTCGCGGAGGAGAGACTCTACAAGAGAATGGTCTCTTTGGATGAGCTTGACTGA
- a CDS encoding uncharacterized protein (antiSMASH:Cluster_8.2) yields MHIKTLTIQGFKSYRDQAQIESFSPRHNVVVGRNGSGKSNFFAAIRFVLSDAYTSMSQEERQSLLHEGVSTTTTLSAYVEIIFDNSDNRFLTGNNEVIIRRTIGLKKVESAGFSKSNPYYIVPQGRITALTNAKDHERLALLKEVAGTKVYEQRRTESLKIMAETEAKRTKINELLDYIESRLTELEEEKEELKEFQEKDKERRCLEYALYQRELGEVGEALEEIEEDRRTEVHGANIRREKFNEREKEIQDLEKSISETRHALEASNITKQDTRFELTEMIRSRTALECVVNDLRNAGLRSKNKRKGLELELTTITETITSRETSLDALLPDWESVRSQESTEKRKLDEASAKLSALFAKQGRVTKFRTKAERDTFLKQEIRSMQSHTGAQNEALDMTRSELENAKTSRLQIEREIAAVQGKIEDGRQKVAELSLQASTLREKHAELVEERKDKWREDTKLESLVGRAAEEMRSSERILAGMMDKDTGTGLRAVDRIAERYKLRGVHGPMYRLFEVTDPKFNIAVELTAGNSLFHVVVDNDETASKVLEVMLKEKTGRVTFMPLNRLKPKNPPVPNMADAIPLLEKLRFDVAHVKAFQQVFGKTCVCRDLTIAAAYVKSHGINTITLDGDKVDRKGALTGGYHDIRRSRINAIKDVTAWRVRYEEESKKSKDIKDAIVQLDQRITQLSGQMSVLTAQQNQIREARERLMHEGMMMSKEKDKLNERIETLEKDVQELETELSELETKISGYQNELKTPLTQDLSAEEEQLIENLGKEVEKRRKDMVQLAKRKAEVEGKKNSIEIELNERLRRRRDEIRLKLDALIEPEGDDSTSADDMEAKAKELEHLVHSISTLTRKSQAMDKENEQLTNKIQELQKKLEEVQNQQTEDSRNISRQQKTTERYLAKRQMLMGRKEECSRNIRDLGVLPEEAFERYTHEKLDRLVKKLHTVNEGLKKFAHVNKKAFEQYNNFTKQRDQLLQRREDLEKSAKSIEELVEVLDQRKDEAIERTFKQVASNFEEVFEKLVPAGRGRLIIQRRIDQDEVDEAEETQQSTIDNYTGIAIKVSFNSKVDEGLRIQQLSGGQKSLVALATVFAIQKCDPAPFYLFDEIDANLDAQYRTAVAAMIKDLASTAQFIVTTFRPEMLFTADKFYGVLFNNQKVSSIRPIKREEAMEFVDQEAQAR; encoded by the exons ATGCATATCAAGACATTGACAATTCAGGGCTTCAAATCTT ATCGCGACCAAGCTCAAATCGAATCTTTCTCTCCGAGGCATAATGTAGTGGTTGGCAGGAATGGTTCAGGGAAAAGTAACTTCTTTGCAG CAATACGATTCGTATTGTCCGATGCATACACATCAATGTCTCAGGAGGAACGACAATCTCTTCTTCACGAAGGAGTCTCTACAACCACGACGCTGTCAGCATATG TGGAAATCATCTTCGACAATTCCGACAATCGCTTCCTCACTGGAAACAACGAGGTCATCATTCGCCGCACGATTGGCTTGAAGAAAG TGGAAAGTGCCGGCTTTAGTAAATCCAATCCTTACTATATCGTTCCACAAGGGCGT ATCACCGCCCTTACTAACGCGAAAGACCACGAACGACTTGCGCTCCTCAAAGAAGTTGCTGGGACGAAAGTGTACGAACAAAGAAGAACCGAATCTCTGAAAATAATGGCAGAAACGGAGGCTAAGCGAACAAAAATCAACGAGCTTTTGGACTACATAGAGTCTAGGTTAACAGAATtggaagaagagaaggaagagttgAAAGAATTTCAGGAGAAGGACAAGGAGAGGCGGTGTTTGGAATACGCACTGTATCAGCGTGAGCTGGGAGAGGTTGGAGAGGCCTTGGAGGAAATTGAGGAGGACAGAAGAACTGAGGTCCATGGGGCGAACATCCGAAGAGAGAAGTTCAACGAAAGGGAGAAGGAAATACAG GATCTTGAAAAATCTATCTCGGAGACTCGACACGCTCTGGAGGCCTCAAATATCACTAAACAGGACACGCGCTTTGAACTCACCGAGATGATTCGTTCTCGGACTGCTCTTGAATGCGTGGTCAACGACCTCCGGAATGCTGGGTTACGTTCTAAAAACAAGCGCAAAGGActcgagctcgagctcaCGACGATTACGGAAACAATCACTTCTCGGGAAACCTCTCTGGACGCTCTTCTCCCTGACTGGGAGTCTGTCAGATCCCAAGAGAGTACAGAGAAGCGAAAACTCGATGAAGCTAGCGCCAAACTATCTGCGCTTTTCGCCAAACAAGGGCGTGTGACCAAGTTTCGTACAAAGGCGGAACGAGATACCTTTTTGAAGCAGGAGATTCGTTCCATGCAGTCGCATACGGGTGCACAAAACGAAGCTCTTGATATGACGAGAAGCGAACTTGAGAATGCAAAGACATCACGTTTGCAAATCGAAAGGGAGATCGCCGCTGTTCAGGGGAAGATCGAGGATGGGAGACAAAAAGTAGCAGAGTTGTCTCTACAGGCCAGCACGCTGCGAGAGAAGCATGCTGAATTAgtggaggagaggaaggataAGTGGAGGGAAGATACCAAATTAGAGAGCTTGGTTGGAAGAGCTGCTGAGGAGATGAGAAGTTCGGAGCGAATACTTGCCGGAATGATGGACAAG GATACTGGCACCGGCCTCCGTGCGGTTGATAGAATTGCAGAACGTTATAAACTCAGAGGCGTTCATGGTCCTATGTACCGATTGTTCGAGGTCACAGATCCAAAATTCAACATTGCAGTAGAGTTGACTGCGGGAAATAG TCTGTTCCATGTTGTGGTGGATAACGACGAGACAGCTTCCAAGGTTCTTGAAGTCATGCTTAAGGAGAAGACTGGGCGTGTCACTTTCATGCCTCTCAACCGACTCAAACCCAAGAATCCTCCCGTACCAAACATGGCCGACGCCATTCCGTTACTTGAAAAGCTCCGTTTCGATGTTGCGCACGTTAAAGCCTTCCAGCAAGTCTTTGGAAAGACGTGTGTTTGCCGTGACTTGACGATCGCGGCTGCATACGTGAAAAGTCACGGTATCAACACTATCACTCTCGATGGTGACAAAGTTGACCGTAAGGGCGCACTTACGGGTGGTTATCATGACATTCGAAGGTCCAGGATCAATGCAATCAAGGATGTCACCGCATGGCGAGTCAGGTACGAGGAGGAGAGCAAGAAATCGAAAGATATCAAGGATGCCATCGTTCAGTTAGACCAGCGTATTACTCAACTATCCGGGCAAATGTCTGTTTTGACTGCTCAGCAGAATCAAATCCGAGAGGCGAGAGAACGATTGATGCACGAGGGAATGATGATGTCaaaggagaaggataagCTCAATGAGCGTATCGAAACGCTGGAGAAGGATGTGCAGGAACTGGAAACTGAATTATCCGAGTTAGAGACGAAGATTTCAGGATATCAGAATGAGTTGAAAACTCCCCTTACTCAAGACCTTAGTGCTGAAGAAGAACAACTCATAGAAAACTTGGGAAAGGAGGTTGAGAAGAGACGTAAGGATATGGTACAGCTAGCAAAACGAAAGGCCGAG GTCGAGGGCAAGAAGAACAGTATCGAAATCGAGCTAAACGAACGGCTGCGAAGACGTAGAGATGAAATCCGTCTCAAGCTTGACGCCCTAATTGAGCCCGAAGGAGATGATTCTACGAGTGCAGACGATATGGAGGCGAAAGCTAAGGAACTCGAACATCTTGTCCATTCGATCTCAACGTTGACCAGGAAGTCCCAAG CGATGGATAAGGAGAACGAACAACTTACaaacaaaatacaagaaCTACAGAAAAAGCTCGAAGAGGTTCAAAACCAGCAGACGGAGGATAGTCGCAACATCTCCCGACAACAGAAGACGACCGAACGATACCTTGCGAAAAGGCAAATGCTGATGGGCCGTAAGGAGGAATGCAGTCGTAATATTCGTGATCTAGGTGTCCTTCCTGAAGAAGCCTTTGAGCGGTATACCCATGAAAAGCTAGATAGG CTCGTGAAAAAATTGCATACGGTGAATGAAGGCCTGAAAAAGTTTGCTCACGTCAACAAAAAGGCGTTTGAGCAGTATAACAATTTCACGAAACAGCGGGACCAACTTCTtcaaagaagagaagaccTTGAAAAATCCGCCAAGTCTATCGAAGAACTGGTGGAAGTCTTGGACCAGCGCAAGGACGAAGCAATTGAACGGACTTTCAAGCAAGTTGCTAGCAACTTCGAGGAAGTATTTGAGAAGCTTGTACCTGCTGGACGTGGCCGTCTGATCATTCAACGGAGGATAGATCAG GACGAAGTTGACGAAGCAGAAGAAACTCAACAAAGCACGATTGACAACTATACCGGTATCGCAATCAAA GTCTCTTTCAACTCGAAAGTGGACGAGGGTTTGCGAATCCAACAACTATCTGGTGGGCAGAAGTCCCTCGTTGCGCTCGCGACGG TGTTCGCCATCCAGAAATGCGACCCGGCGCCGTTTTACCTTTTTGATGAG ATCGATGCGAACTTGGACGCACAGTACCGAACTGCCGTTGCTG CCATGATCAAGGACCTCGCCTCGACTGCTCAGTTCATTGTTACGACTTTCCGACCCGAGATGTTGTTTACTGCTGACAAATTCTATGGTGTCCTGTTTAACAATCAGAAGGTTTCTTCCATTCGCCCCATCAAGCGAGAAGAGGCAATGGAATTCGTGGATCAG GAGGCACAAGCCCGATAG
- a CDS encoding uncharacterized protein (MEROPS:MER0033188), giving the protein MFSIFCKLMMFIFPLLVAVQASIALATSPTVSLDSATATGVTEGLVSSFYGIPYAQPPTGDRRFRAPVPIPPYTGSIDATSIKPACPQQKSDTFKREGNTEEVNTFLAENFEPVNAPEAEDCLHINVLKPIDATPESKLPVLVWFFGGGFQTGSAISRLTPGNVIVKRSLELNQPVIHVSMDYRSNGFGFMASKEVKAAGVGNIGLRDQREALRWVQKYIGAFGGDPTKVTIWGQSSGAISVALQMVTNSGNTEGLFRAAFMHSGATVPVGDITNGQNYYDQIVSDTGCSGSADTLACLRRVSYQSLMDAINKTPGISSYQSLRLTWLPRVDGDFLTDIPSNLVQQGKIANIPFVSGNCDDEGTFFSGSSLNVTDDAQFREYLKFLLPSDIPDADIDEITRVYPSDVTQGSPYDTGTSNARTPQYKRIASVQGDMVFQGPRRFFVQSLNGRQNTWSFLSKRLKFIPNLGSFHGSDLLSVYGGYDMTDYLVRFATNLDPNGDTGIYWPKYTTAAPSLLTFKTGIQPLEITQDAYREEALKVATRVLMEHPM; this is encoded by the exons ATGTTCTCCATCTTCTGCAAGCTGATGATGTTCATCTTTCCTTTGCTCGTTGCCGTTCAGGCTAGCATCGCACTCGCTACCAGTCCAACTGTTTCCCTGGATTCGGCTACTGCAACTGGGGTAACTGAAGGACTTGTATCCTCGTTCTACGGTATACCGTATGCTCAGCCTCC AACTGGAGACCGACGATTCCGTGCACCAGTACCCATACCACCTTACACTGGATCTATCGATGCCACCTCCATAAAACCCGCTTGCCCACAACAAAAAAGTGATACTTTCAAACGTGAAGGGAATACAGAAGAGGTCAACACTTTTCTCGCCGAGAACTTCGAGCCGGTCAATGCTCCCGAAGCTGAAGACT GCCTTCATATCAATGTACTGAAACCTATCGACGCGACTCCTGAGTCTAAACTTCCTGTCCTTGTG TGGTTTTTTGGCG GCGGATTCCAGACCGGATCGGCCATTAG CCGGTTAACGCCTGGTAATGTTATTGTCAAGCGTTCTCTCGAACTGAACCAGCCGGTTATCCATGTCTCGATGGACTATCGCTCGAACG GCTTCGGCTTCATGGCGAGCAAAGAAGTCAAAGCCGCTGGCGTAGGGAACATTGGTCTTCGTGACC AAAGAGAAGCCTTGCGATGGGTACAAAAATATATTGGTGCATTCGGTGGCGACCCTACCAAAGTTACAAT TTGGGGTCAATCCTCAGGAGCCATCTCCGTAGCACTTCAAATGGTGACCAACAGTGGTAACACCGAGGGACTTTTCCGGGCTGCATTCATGCATTCTGGGGCGACGGTTCCAGTGGGAGACATTACTAATGGTCAAAACT ATTACGACCAGATCGTGTCGGATACAGGTTGTTCAGGATCTGCTGATACACTTGCATGCTTGCGAAGAGTTTCGTACCAAAGTCTGATGGACGCGATCAACAAAACCCCCGGGATCTCCAGCTATCAG TCCCTTCGTTTGACGTGGTTGCCGCGGGTGGATGGCGACTTCCTCACCGATATCCCATCAAATCTGGTGCAACAAGGCAAAATTGCGAATATTCCATTTGTGTCTG GTAATTGTGACGACGAAGGGACCTTCTTCTCCGGGTCTAGTCTGAATGTGAC CGATGACGCTCAATTCCGGGAATACCTAAAATTTCTCCTTCCCTCCGACATCCCTGACGCAGACATTGACGAAATCACGCGAGTGTATCCGTCCGACGTCACTCAAGGCTCCCCATATGACACTGGAACGTCCAATGCAAGGACGCCCCAATACAAACGCATTGCATCAGTACAGGGTGATATGGTGTTTCAAGGTCCTCGTCGATTCTTCGTCCAGTCGCTCAACGGAAGGCAAAATACGTGGTCATTCT TGAGTAAGCGTCTGAAATTTATTCCGAACCTTGGATCC TTCCATGGGTCAGACCTTCTGAGTGTCTACGGAGGTTACGATATGACTGACTACCTCGTCCGCTTTGCTACGAATCTGGATCCTAATGGAGACACTGGGATTTATTGGCCCAAGTATACTACAGCGGCTCCTAGTTTGTTAACGTTCAAGACTGGTATTCAGCCGCTAGAAATCACTCAGGACGCGTACCGGGAAGAAGCACTAAAAGTCGCTACGAGGGTGCTTATGGAGCATCCGATGTAA